One genomic region from Reichenbachiella ulvae encodes:
- the cls gene encoding cardiolipin synthase, whose translation MWIITVIYSLILIYSCIRILLDTHSTPKTLAYLLLVIALPAVGILLYFSFGINYRHLSSTFKGMQDQKELDRIFPALVQDNTSFILKSKTPHLNQYDELVVFLKRMGGEFLSENHFQLLINGEQKFSEVLDTLEIAEHFVHMEYYDWENDTRGNQIKEVLLRKVKKGVAVRVLYDDYASRAIKNNIVKELKNAGVQIQPKIRVKLRKLANRINHRDHRKVIIVDGKYGFLGGINISDRYDNSIDTGLFWRDTHVKITGPLVHSLQRHFVVSWNSSGKNEIAPTKELFPTSVEMPDMGIKALGQVIAGGPIYPMSNIMLTYFRIFSLARTKLYITNPYFIPNASILDALKESAISGVDVRLMLPHNSDSALVGAASRFYFEELLQAGVRIFLYKKGFIHAKTVVADGMISVIGTANMDIRSFDLNFEIMSIIYGKEFAQQLENVFFDDLKECEEIDKEKWFDNGIFSRLKYAVARLISSFL comes from the coding sequence ATGTGGATTATCACTGTTATTTATTCCTTGATCCTTATCTATTCCTGTATTAGAATACTGTTAGACACACATTCTACGCCTAAAACACTGGCCTATTTATTACTTGTTATTGCATTACCGGCAGTCGGTATCCTATTGTATTTTTCATTTGGTATTAACTATCGACATCTGAGTTCGACATTTAAGGGAATGCAGGATCAAAAAGAGCTAGACCGGATTTTTCCAGCGCTGGTTCAGGATAACACCTCTTTTATTCTTAAATCCAAAACCCCTCACCTGAACCAGTATGATGAGCTGGTAGTCTTCCTCAAGCGAATGGGAGGAGAATTCCTTAGTGAAAATCATTTTCAGCTACTTATTAATGGAGAACAAAAATTTTCTGAAGTTCTGGATACCCTGGAAATTGCTGAACATTTTGTTCATATGGAATACTATGATTGGGAAAATGATACCCGGGGAAACCAAATCAAGGAGGTGTTACTCAGGAAAGTAAAAAAGGGCGTGGCAGTAAGGGTCCTTTATGACGACTATGCAAGTCGTGCTATCAAGAATAATATTGTTAAGGAATTAAAAAATGCCGGAGTTCAAATTCAACCTAAAATCAGGGTAAAACTAAGAAAACTAGCTAATCGGATCAATCACAGAGATCATCGCAAGGTGATCATCGTAGATGGAAAATACGGATTTCTGGGAGGGATTAATATCTCCGACCGTTATGATAATTCCATCGATACGGGATTGTTTTGGAGAGATACCCATGTAAAGATTACTGGTCCCCTGGTACATAGCCTGCAACGACATTTTGTTGTGAGTTGGAATTCAAGTGGAAAAAATGAAATTGCTCCTACAAAAGAACTCTTTCCAACGTCTGTTGAAATGCCCGATATGGGTATAAAAGCGCTTGGTCAGGTAATAGCAGGTGGGCCCATCTACCCCATGTCCAATATCATGCTTACCTACTTTAGGATTTTCTCCCTGGCACGAACAAAATTATACATTACCAATCCTTATTTCATTCCTAATGCAAGTATTCTTGATGCCTTAAAGGAATCAGCCATTAGTGGAGTAGATGTCAGGCTCATGTTGCCCCATAACTCAGACTCTGCTCTGGTAGGAGCAGCATCAAGGTTTTACTTTGAGGAATTGCTTCAGGCGGGCGTGCGTATTTTTCTTTATAAAAAGGGATTTATTCATGCCAAAACAGTGGTGGCAGATGGAATGATAAGCGTAATCGGAACAGCCAATATGGACATAAGAAGTTTTGATCTAAACTTTGAAATTATGTCCATCATATACGGTAAAGAATTCGCACAACAATTGGAAAATGTTTTCTTCGATGACTTGAAGGAATGTGAGGAGATCGATAAAGAAAAATGGTTTGATAATGGGATTTTTTCACGGTTGAAATATGCAGTTGCCCGTTTAATATCTTCTTTTTTATAG
- a CDS encoding PCMD domain-containing protein, protein MRKKLAISIQIILMLSSCVTEDYFGKSPYGNIKSISVSNQASNSIISTEDLTVSVEIPAGVDLTHIAIQSLEISTYATADKAVGDILDLNTPGEITIIAENGEEFVWQVNAYVASATPQLNNWDLNLWYKTPSDYYEPGESASTTIWGTGNPGTQILNKLATIPHDLGDGNLAAHLETLDNGKLAGTFGAPISAGSLYTGVFNPDKLDPSDPQAAIEFGTPFTGRPGQIRFKYSYIAGEENKDKNGNALEYPDACDIYAILELRLGGSTERLATAWFRSTEDQAELSSQTVDFVYGALGDEYPDYMKPTDHGYVSADSATFVLPTHITFVASSSFDGANFAGAIGSTLIIDDVEMVYEE, encoded by the coding sequence ATGAGAAAAAAACTTGCAATATCGATACAGATCATCCTTATGCTGTCTTCTTGTGTGACAGAAGATTACTTCGGTAAATCCCCATATGGCAACATCAAAAGTATTTCTGTCAGCAACCAAGCAAGTAATTCCATAATCTCGACGGAAGATTTGACAGTCTCCGTAGAGATACCTGCAGGAGTAGACTTGACCCATATAGCTATTCAATCCCTTGAAATCTCTACCTATGCTACGGCAGATAAGGCCGTTGGTGATATATTAGATCTGAATACACCTGGAGAAATCACTATCATAGCCGAAAATGGTGAAGAATTTGTCTGGCAGGTAAATGCATATGTAGCATCAGCAACCCCACAATTAAACAATTGGGATTTGAATCTATGGTACAAAACGCCATCTGATTATTATGAACCTGGTGAGTCTGCCAGTACTACGATCTGGGGAACCGGGAATCCCGGTACTCAAATTCTGAATAAGTTAGCCACCATACCTCATGATCTGGGAGATGGGAATTTGGCAGCCCACTTAGAAACACTTGACAATGGAAAACTAGCTGGTACATTTGGTGCCCCCATATCGGCAGGGTCCTTATATACCGGGGTGTTTAATCCTGACAAATTAGACCCTTCCGATCCTCAAGCAGCCATAGAGTTTGGAACGCCATTCACGGGACGACCTGGGCAAATAAGGTTTAAGTACAGCTATATAGCCGGGGAAGAAAATAAAGATAAAAACGGCAATGCATTGGAGTACCCTGATGCCTGTGACATTTACGCAATATTAGAGCTACGCCTGGGTGGAAGTACCGAGCGATTGGCTACAGCTTGGTTTAGAAGTACAGAGGATCAGGCTGAGCTCTCTAGCCAGACAGTAGACTTTGTATATGGAGCACTAGGAGACGAATATCCAGATTACATGAAACCTACCGATCATGGATATGTCAGTGCTGATTCGGCCACCTTTGTCCTGCCTACACATATTACTTTTGTGGCTTCCTCCAGTTTTGATGGAGCTAACTTTGCCGGGGCTATTGGAAGTACTTTGATTATCGATGATGTGGAAATGGTGTATGAGGAGTAA
- a CDS encoding DcaP family trimeric outer membrane transporter yields the protein MIKARIKLIFIICLFTGTFISPQLLLAQNQYSVLRGSAEDSLTTKDFPGAWNLPGTNLYMKFGGYFRLDAIYDFSGAGSRNQLLINQVPVEGTAEAANASPFFNMHVRETRFNFDLRRTTDMGRPLKFFLEFDFFDESLSAGQPRLRHAFVKYGNLLIGQTWTNLSDLRVFPFIMDFSSGDALFGGRSIQIRWEQNFAKNMQYAVSIENPTVNGIANPFNLNGNSMPTMPLLSARLTNDRPRGMLMFGGQVQQLRWNQGSSGSPFTGVGWGVIFNGRQSITDKLFATWHTSYNSGMTNQILIFGGTDQGAVLLSNGDIQNEDAITLALGAGYQLTKKLSTNLAYAHMNRGELTYRPDDTIDNGGMGHFNFMYQLDTFAMTGIEFAWSHVENKDRAKGEAYRIQAMIRYSF from the coding sequence ATGATAAAAGCACGAATCAAATTAATATTTATAATTTGTCTATTCACTGGGACATTTATTTCACCACAGCTTCTTCTGGCACAAAATCAATATTCTGTATTGCGAGGAAGTGCCGAGGACAGTTTGACAACAAAGGATTTTCCAGGTGCATGGAACTTGCCAGGAACCAATCTTTATATGAAGTTTGGGGGCTATTTTAGACTAGACGCAATCTATGATTTTAGTGGTGCAGGTAGCCGAAATCAATTACTAATAAATCAGGTGCCTGTGGAGGGCACTGCGGAGGCAGCCAATGCAAGCCCTTTTTTTAATATGCATGTGAGGGAAACGAGGTTTAATTTTGATCTAAGAAGGACGACTGATATGGGACGTCCATTAAAATTTTTCTTGGAATTTGATTTTTTTGATGAGTCTTTGTCTGCTGGTCAGCCTCGTTTACGACATGCGTTTGTCAAATACGGTAATTTGCTAATTGGTCAGACATGGACCAACCTCTCCGATCTAAGAGTTTTTCCATTTATCATGGATTTTAGCTCGGGAGACGCCTTATTTGGAGGTAGATCTATTCAGATCAGATGGGAACAGAACTTTGCTAAAAATATGCAATACGCCGTGTCTATTGAAAACCCTACTGTAAATGGGATCGCAAATCCTTTTAATCTAAATGGTAATTCTATGCCAACAATGCCTTTGTTATCTGCTAGATTAACGAATGATCGTCCAAGAGGCATGCTTATGTTTGGTGGACAGGTGCAGCAGCTAAGGTGGAACCAAGGGAGTAGTGGTTCTCCTTTTACTGGTGTAGGCTGGGGCGTGATTTTTAATGGTAGGCAGTCAATCACTGATAAACTATTTGCAACCTGGCATACCTCGTACAATTCAGGCATGACGAATCAAATTCTGATTTTTGGAGGTACAGATCAGGGAGCTGTATTGTTGTCAAATGGTGATATCCAAAATGAAGATGCTATAACATTGGCACTAGGCGCTGGGTATCAATTAACCAAAAAATTGTCAACTAATCTAGCTTATGCACATATGAACAGAGGAGAGTTAACCTATAGACCAGATGATACTATAGACAATGGAGGTATGGGGCACTTTAACTTCATGTATCAATTGGATACCTTTGCCATGACAGGGATTGAGTTTGCATGGAGTCATGTTGAAAATAAGGATAGAGCAAAGGGAGAGGCATATAGAATTCAAGCCATGATTAGGTACTCCTTTTAA
- a CDS encoding DcaP family trimeric outer membrane transporter — protein MKKAAFISICMIGVMFSTYHAVAQAIMRSDSTSNQLATPEKDLKEDALFTASEQLENPNFEGSWPMFGTDLRMKVGGYLKVDFVYDFDGTLDKNQFLMSTIPVEGQSTYGNEGYVSFFAKETRVNIDVRREASEKIPLQAFVEGDFFSSGNQFRLRHAYITAGDFIIGQTWTTLSFLESMATMMDFAAGDALFGGRSVQVRYQKPLSNSLKFYLGVEYLSSLGIENPNNISGQANIQLPLLAFRLDKRWGNGVLFLGASIAQLRWDGGSVGESDQIPQLSFVVAGRQYIGKNNYLTLNVSLGDAYGENIIAFAGSDANAVLNQNGKLESIQGLSAMVGFMHRWTSKLESNFNYAYGWLDAPVERDAFALKRGGIGHINLIRKFDGNFSSGIEYMWGAQRTANDALGSASRIQAMARFDF, from the coding sequence ATGAAAAAAGCAGCATTTATTTCAATATGTATGATAGGGGTTATGTTCTCCACCTACCATGCTGTTGCACAGGCAATCATGAGAAGTGATTCTACTTCAAATCAACTGGCAACTCCCGAAAAAGACCTTAAGGAAGATGCCTTGTTTACGGCTAGTGAACAACTTGAGAACCCTAATTTTGAAGGGTCATGGCCAATGTTTGGTACAGATTTACGCATGAAAGTCGGAGGCTATTTGAAGGTTGATTTTGTCTATGATTTTGATGGGACTTTGGATAAGAATCAGTTTTTGATGTCTACTATTCCAGTAGAAGGTCAATCCACATATGGTAATGAGGGATATGTTTCATTTTTTGCTAAAGAGACCAGAGTAAATATTGATGTCAGAAGAGAGGCTTCTGAGAAAATTCCCTTGCAGGCTTTTGTTGAAGGGGACTTTTTCAGTTCAGGTAACCAGTTTCGTTTGAGACATGCTTATATAACAGCAGGTGATTTTATCATTGGTCAAACTTGGACGACTCTTTCATTTCTTGAGTCTATGGCTACTATGATGGATTTTGCAGCAGGGGATGCACTTTTTGGTGGTAGAAGTGTTCAGGTACGATACCAAAAACCATTGAGCAATTCGTTGAAGTTTTATCTGGGAGTAGAATACTTATCCTCACTAGGGATTGAAAACCCAAATAACATTTCAGGCCAAGCCAATATTCAACTCCCATTGCTAGCTTTTAGATTAGATAAACGTTGGGGCAATGGTGTTTTGTTTTTGGGAGCAAGTATTGCTCAGTTGCGATGGGATGGTGGTTCGGTAGGTGAGAGCGACCAAATTCCTCAGCTTTCCTTCGTAGTTGCTGGAAGACAATATATCGGTAAAAACAATTATCTCACTTTGAATGTTAGTCTTGGAGATGCTTATGGTGAAAACATTATAGCTTTTGCAGGAAGTGATGCAAATGCAGTTTTGAATCAGAATGGAAAACTGGAGTCGATTCAAGGGTTGTCAGCTATGGTAGGCTTTATGCATCGCTGGACATCAAAACTTGAATCTAATTTTAATTATGCCTATGGCTGGTTAGATGCACCCGTTGAAAGAGATGCTTTTGCGCTAAAAAGAGGAGGGATTGGTCACATAAATTTAATCAGGAAGTTTGATGGGAATTTTTCTTCAGGAATTGAATACATGTGGGGAGCTCAGAGAACAGCCAATGATGCTTTGGGTAGTGCGAGTAGAATTCAAGCCATGGCTAGATTTGATTTTTAA
- a CDS encoding DUF5335 family protein, protein MSIRKQLDNASWQDRLQSITSGNSGRTAAIAAEGTTLVEQKNFISIGYDPIGKGNDIFISLADYDHKVFAPVELFIEEDEKGRLLTVEIIDQNSQSNYLRFM, encoded by the coding sequence ATGAGTATTAGAAAACAATTAGACAATGCCAGTTGGCAAGATCGGCTTCAGTCAATTACATCAGGTAATTCTGGTCGAACAGCAGCCATAGCCGCAGAAGGCACCACTTTAGTGGAACAAAAAAACTTTATTTCTATTGGTTATGACCCGATTGGCAAGGGTAATGATATTTTTATCTCTCTAGCTGACTATGATCATAAAGTTTTCGCCCCGGTCGAATTATTTATTGAGGAAGATGAAAAAGGAAGACTTTTGACTGTAGAGATTATTGATCAAAATAGTCAATCGAATTACCTGAGATTTATGTAG
- a CDS encoding HdeD family acid-resistance protein, translating to MEKIQKYWWLNVVRGIVLLILAFFVFGHPVSAILGLSLYIGISLLFIGFSIIAVSLMVRKEFDNWGWGLAGGILELMFALVLLSNPVLTAASLPIIVGFWIIVNGVLTFVDVFTIKQGNSSSRWLGGLSGLFSVMIGFIITNDELTGMLAITYWMSFGFLLSGINNISLGLKLRPKN from the coding sequence ATGGAAAAGATACAAAAGTACTGGTGGTTGAATGTAGTAAGAGGTATTGTATTATTAATACTTGCTTTTTTTGTTTTCGGACACCCGGTCAGTGCCATCCTTGGACTGTCCCTTTACATTGGAATTAGCCTGTTGTTTATTGGTTTTTCTATCATCGCAGTATCCTTGATGGTGAGGAAGGAATTTGACAACTGGGGGTGGGGATTGGCTGGTGGAATATTAGAATTGATGTTTGCCTTGGTATTACTTTCTAATCCTGTTCTTACTGCTGCTTCATTGCCCATTATAGTTGGGTTTTGGATTATTGTAAATGGTGTGTTGACATTTGTTGATGTCTTTACCATAAAGCAAGGTAATAGTTCTAGTCGTTGGCTTGGTGGCCTTAGTGGTTTGTTTTCTGTCATGATTGGATTCATAATTACCAATGACGAATTGACGGGTATGCTAGCCATTACATATTGGATGAGCTTTGGGTTTCTTTTGTCAGGAATCAATAATATTAGTTTGGGCTTGAAGCTAAGACCAAAAAACTAA
- a CDS encoding amidohydrolase family protein produces MKKNIFISFLSLLSLSLLIGCGEKASDANSDSAVSSDTKFDLVILNGRVMDPETNFDGLRNVGVLDGKIALITEDSISGKETIDAKGHVVAPGFIDIHSHISDFPFGQKLSLRDGVTTPLDMEAGAYPVNDWYAKLEGKSQTNYGAAVSAAAVREILSNPDYQSNTASILLDAFDPHNESGFNMSLTEFLPSPEQINEMEAMLEEGVEQGALGLGAVPGYMTRGTTSRETIMWQRLMGEHGLSTVLHGRFSSQMPPTTGILGTQEMLASVAAYGGGLYVSHLHQQALNYTPAALDLVKACKNNGLNTVAAIYPYWQGATVAGADYLAPDNYQRNMDRSYEDIIEVATMKPLTKERYDELLKTQPGASVIFGGVKEEIMLQALADSSTMIESDAAPLSITETGELALEWSTPYESAQGHPRGAGSHAKALRLVREKNLMPLMLAISKMSYMQAQFLQDNGVKQMTRKGRLQEGADADITIFDPETVTDNATMAKGGLPSTGIPYVIVNGTVVVRDSKVMEGVYPGQPIRNKTKI; encoded by the coding sequence ATGAAAAAGAACATCTTCATTTCCTTCTTGAGTCTACTGAGTCTGTCACTACTTATCGGATGTGGTGAAAAGGCCAGTGATGCGAATTCAGATTCAGCAGTTTCATCAGATACAAAGTTTGATTTAGTGATATTGAATGGCCGTGTGATGGATCCTGAAACGAATTTTGACGGTCTCCGGAATGTTGGTGTTTTGGATGGCAAAATAGCTCTGATTACAGAGGATTCTATTTCTGGAAAAGAAACCATTGATGCCAAGGGACATGTGGTGGCTCCTGGGTTTATCGATATTCATTCACATATTTCAGATTTCCCTTTTGGGCAAAAATTAAGCTTACGGGATGGGGTGACCACTCCACTGGATATGGAAGCGGGCGCTTATCCTGTAAATGATTGGTATGCCAAATTGGAGGGTAAGTCTCAAACGAATTATGGTGCCGCTGTATCAGCTGCCGCTGTGAGAGAAATACTATCAAACCCTGATTATCAATCTAACACAGCTTCCATTCTCCTTGATGCATTTGATCCCCATAACGAAAGTGGTTTCAATATGTCATTGACAGAGTTTCTGCCATCTCCTGAGCAGATCAATGAAATGGAAGCCATGCTTGAAGAAGGAGTTGAGCAAGGAGCGCTAGGTTTGGGTGCAGTACCCGGATATATGACTCGGGGTACAACCAGCCGCGAAACGATCATGTGGCAAAGGTTAATGGGAGAACATGGTCTTAGTACGGTGCTTCACGGCAGATTTTCCAGTCAAATGCCACCAACTACAGGTATCCTGGGGACCCAGGAAATGCTGGCAAGTGTGGCAGCCTATGGTGGTGGATTGTACGTAAGCCACCTTCACCAGCAGGCATTAAATTATACCCCTGCGGCACTCGACCTTGTGAAAGCCTGTAAAAATAATGGGCTGAATACTGTAGCTGCCATTTATCCTTATTGGCAAGGAGCAACTGTAGCTGGAGCGGATTACCTGGCTCCTGATAATTATCAGAGAAATATGGATCGTAGCTACGAGGATATTATTGAAGTGGCTACTATGAAACCCCTTACCAAAGAAAGATATGACGAGTTATTGAAAACGCAACCTGGAGCATCAGTCATCTTTGGAGGCGTCAAAGAAGAAATTATGCTACAGGCATTAGCTGACTCTAGCACAATGATAGAATCTGATGCTGCACCATTGTCGATTACCGAAACCGGAGAGCTAGCGCTTGAATGGTCGACTCCATATGAGTCTGCACAAGGGCATCCACGAGGGGCCGGATCTCATGCCAAAGCCTTACGTTTGGTTCGGGAGAAAAATTTAATGCCACTGATGTTAGCCATATCAAAAATGAGCTATATGCAAGCCCAGTTTTTACAGGATAATGGGGTGAAGCAAATGACAAGAAAAGGTCGACTTCAAGAAGGCGCAGATGCTGATATTACCATTTTTGATCCAGAAACTGTCACTGACAATGCTACCATGGCAAAAGGAGGTTTGCCTTCCACTGGCATTCCATATGTCATAGTCAATGGTACGGTAGTCGTAAGAGATTCTAAGGTGATGGAAGGGGTTTATCCTGGTCAACCAATACGAAACAAAACGAAAATATAA
- a CDS encoding amidohydrolase family protein: MKTHKRRQITKGMTFLSILCLMCLIVFTRCEDKPANTTEESSVPAASTDTEFDIVILNGRVMDPETNFDGLRNVGVLDGKIALITEESISGKETIDATGQVVAPGFIDFHNHIANTPFGQRIALRDGVTTPLEMEAGGYPIDMWYKQLEGRSQTNYGATVSTAGIREKVAHPDYNTNSGSFVMDITNADTESNPDLQFATLLATPEQLEEMRQMFIEGVEQGGLGIGGLPGYMTNGTKSEETIMWQQVAGKYGLAVYIHGRFSSQMPPTSGILGTQEFLASLGIYGGGLYVHHVHQQTLDLTPAVLDLIEDAQNKGMKVLAEIYPYYQGQTIVSADYLKPETYVRNMGRDYGDLLEISNMNPLTKERYEEMVNTTPQAQVIFGGISEKGMLSALADPRTVVGSDAPPLVIPETGKSAMDFDVPFESVSGHPRAAGTHAKVLKLVREKELMPLMLAISKMTLMQANWLEENGAKVMSQKGRLQVGKDADITIFNPETVTDNSTFKQGALPSTGIPYVVVNGTVVVKDSKVLEGVYPGKAIKNDLVKQ, from the coding sequence ATGAAAACACACAAAAGAAGACAAATTACAAAAGGCATGACCTTTTTGAGCATATTATGTCTGATGTGTCTGATAGTTTTTACCAGATGTGAAGATAAACCCGCTAATACGACTGAAGAATCATCAGTCCCTGCAGCCTCTACTGATACTGAGTTTGATATAGTTATCTTAAATGGTCGTGTGATGGATCCCGAAACAAATTTCGACGGTCTCCGGAATGTCGGTGTTTTGGATGGAAAAATTGCCCTAATTACAGAGGAGTCTATTTCAGGCAAGGAAACAATTGATGCCACGGGACAAGTAGTAGCCCCGGGATTCATTGATTTCCATAATCATATAGCAAATACGCCGTTCGGTCAAAGGATAGCTCTACGTGATGGCGTCACAACTCCTTTGGAGATGGAAGCAGGCGGCTACCCGATTGACATGTGGTACAAACAATTGGAAGGACGTTCACAAACCAACTATGGCGCCACAGTTTCAACGGCAGGAATTCGAGAAAAGGTTGCACATCCAGATTATAATACCAATTCAGGTTCTTTTGTTATGGATATCACGAATGCCGATACAGAAAGTAACCCCGATCTTCAATTTGCGACCCTTTTGGCAACACCTGAACAGTTAGAAGAAATGAGGCAAATGTTTATAGAAGGGGTCGAACAGGGAGGCCTTGGTATTGGAGGTTTGCCGGGCTACATGACCAATGGAACGAAAAGTGAAGAGACAATCATGTGGCAACAAGTGGCTGGAAAGTATGGACTTGCGGTTTACATTCATGGTCGGTTCTCCAGCCAAATGCCTCCAACATCTGGTATTCTGGGGACTCAAGAGTTTCTAGCAAGTCTGGGTATCTATGGTGGAGGTTTATATGTTCATCATGTCCATCAACAAACCCTTGATCTCACACCCGCTGTACTGGATCTCATCGAAGATGCCCAAAATAAAGGAATGAAGGTGCTTGCAGAGATCTATCCTTATTATCAGGGTCAAACCATTGTTTCAGCTGATTATTTAAAGCCGGAAACCTATGTGCGCAATATGGGTCGTGACTATGGTGATTTATTGGAAATCTCGAACATGAATCCTTTGACGAAAGAACGTTATGAGGAAATGGTTAATACGACTCCACAAGCACAGGTTATTTTTGGGGGGATCTCAGAAAAAGGAATGCTTAGCGCATTAGCAGACCCCAGAACCGTAGTAGGTAGTGATGCGCCTCCATTGGTAATACCGGAAACAGGTAAATCAGCCATGGATTTTGATGTACCCTTTGAGTCAGTATCTGGTCACCCTAGAGCTGCTGGAACCCATGCCAAGGTGTTGAAACTTGTACGCGAAAAAGAGCTGATGCCACTGATGCTGGCCATTTCAAAAATGACCCTCATGCAGGCTAACTGGCTCGAAGAAAATGGAGCAAAAGTAATGTCCCAGAAAGGTAGGCTGCAAGTTGGAAAAGATGCAGATATCACAATCTTCAATCCGGAAACAGTGACAGATAACTCCACCTTTAAGCAAGGGGCTTTACCATCAACAGGAATACCCTATGTTGTGGTTAATGGTACTGTAGTGGTCAAAGATTCAAAAGTATTGGAGGGTGTTTATCCCGGCAAGGCCATTAAAAATGACCTTGTAAAACAATGA
- the bla gene encoding class A beta-lactamase, whose protein sequence is MKLRSSIFIMVFILTSGFTAFGQDTQRVSEALGNVSEGLVGYIGVAAQDLKTGKQVFLNGDDPFPMASTYKIAIAVTLLSKVESGELSLTKIIEIKDEEWVLSDIIASNFIHQGVALSLANIMEVMITHSDNTATNVALRLAGGPAAVNDHMKQLGIKGMHMDRTTSDYSRDFYGQEPGRENMKEAIKNLSADPAIANDPQSEFEADSKDKSTPRAMLNLLTMIYEGKVINNENTAFLLGIMSRTVTGPNRLRGLLPGETPVAHKTGTLGGIANDVGYITLPDGHRFAIVVFTRGSATPQSDRDRAIAEVSRTLYDYFVLISE, encoded by the coding sequence ATGAAATTACGCTCCAGCATATTCATTATGGTGTTTATCCTAACCTCTGGCTTCACAGCCTTTGGTCAGGATACTCAAAGGGTATCTGAAGCCTTGGGAAATGTTTCTGAAGGACTGGTAGGTTATATCGGCGTGGCAGCACAAGATTTGAAGACTGGAAAACAGGTTTTTCTAAATGGAGACGATCCGTTTCCAATGGCCAGCACCTACAAAATAGCAATAGCGGTGACTTTATTAAGTAAAGTCGAATCAGGTGAATTGAGTCTCACAAAAATAATCGAGATCAAAGATGAAGAATGGGTGTTGTCTGACATTATTGCATCCAATTTCATTCACCAGGGAGTTGCCCTTTCGCTGGCCAATATTATGGAGGTAATGATTACACATAGTGACAATACTGCAACCAATGTAGCACTGAGACTAGCGGGCGGCCCTGCAGCTGTAAACGACCACATGAAGCAACTGGGCATTAAAGGCATGCATATGGACCGAACTACCAGTGACTATTCACGCGATTTCTATGGCCAGGAACCTGGTCGTGAAAATATGAAAGAGGCGATTAAAAACCTGAGTGCTGATCCCGCAATAGCAAATGATCCGCAATCTGAGTTTGAAGCGGATTCAAAGGATAAGTCTACTCCCAGGGCAATGTTAAACCTATTGACTATGATATATGAAGGTAAAGTAATCAATAATGAAAACACTGCTTTTCTTCTTGGCATTATGTCCCGAACCGTTACCGGACCAAATCGTCTCCGTGGATTACTCCCTGGGGAAACTCCGGTGGCACATAAAACGGGGACACTGGGAGGAATAGCTAACGACGTGGGATATATCACACTGCCGGATGGGCATCGGTTCGCAATTGTAGTTTTTACTCGTGGTAGTGCCACACCACAGTCTGATCGGGATCGTGCCATAGCCGAAGTGTCACGAACACTTTATGACTATTTTGTATTAATCTCAGAATAG